GCGTCGCCAGACGCTCGACGTAGCGCTGCACCGCCGGCAGATCGGGACGCTCGAACGGCGTGCCGAGCCAGCGGTTCACCGACAGCCCGATCGGAATGTCGGCGAGCGTGAAGCGGTCGCCGGCCACGAACGCGCCGGTCGCGTCGAGTTGCGCGTTCAGCACGCGCATGTGCTTCGTCCAGTCCGCGATCGACTTTGCAATGCCGTCCGGGTCCTGATGATCGGGCGACTTTCTCACGAGGCCCTGAAACGCGAACACCCACGAACGGTTCAGGTCCGAGGCCTGCCAGTCGAGCCACTGGTCGATCCGCGCGCGGGCCTGCGGCTCGGCCGGATAAAGCGACTCGCCGCCGTAGCGG
The sequence above is drawn from the Burkholderia ubonensis genome and encodes:
- a CDS encoding glutathione S-transferase family protein, which encodes MLHILGKIPSINVRKVLWLCAELDLPFEREDWGAGFRSTDDPAYLALNPHGLVPVIKDGDFVLWESNTIIRYLANRYGGESLYPAEPQARARIDQWLDWQASDLNRSWVFAFQGLVRKSPDHQDPDGIAKSIADWTKHMRVLNAQLDATGAFVAGDRFTLADIPIGLSVNRWLGTPFERPDLPAVQRYVERLATREGFKKYAGSANP